GGTGATTAATTGATCTCTACAATGACTTTCCTTCACTAGTAGTGAGATCAGATCAACTGCTAACCTGCAACAGCTAGGTGGGTGGGGCTGTTATACAATGCTACCCCACCTCTGACATGACACATCATATTCTGCTAGTATGTGTAACAACTTCTCCAAACAATTAGCTGAGATCACAGCCCCTCTACACCTCTCACTATATACCCACCAATAtaattagtgtgtgtgtgtgtgtgtgtgtgtgtgtgtgtgtgtgtgtgtgtgtgtgtgtgtgtgtgtgtgtgtgtgtgtgtgtgtgtgtgtgtgtgtgtgtgtgtgtagtgagtgtacCTCTTAGCTAGGTTGATCAATACACACAGACATGGTTGTAGTAACGCTAGACTACTGGCTGATAGTAATCGACATGTCTCCTATGAATGAGGGATCTAACAATTAACATTGTGGTTATATCCTTACAATATGTACACCTTGTTGTACTAGAGTATCTTTCAACCTGTCAGTACCTGATAACTTCTGAACTATGTCTAAtagtatactagtgaacatatACACACAAAGACGGACACTTACTGGCCAGTTCAATAACATTATCACTTGATTCATCTTCAGTCATGTGTTGGAACAACTATTACATTATAACTAGATTACATGAACTGACCCACCACACCCACCTCCACTATCACAGATATAACACGTTGGTTACCAAGGAGACCCTATGTTGTAAACAATAAATAGTCATACAAACACAATCATTGCTCACCCTCAGTGTACCATCACGAGATAATATCCTCACACATCTTACTACGGCTAGCACATGAACTTCACTGGCTTCACTTAACCAACCTGTTACACACAGTCGCTGATCCAGCAGAGCTGCCAGTAACTATAGCAACAGTGACAACACTACTACACTGGATTACATGATCTACTTTGGAGTAGTTGTCACTAGGGAAGTCTCTGTCATTGTAATGTTGATCACTACAGAGTGTAACTTGCCACATTACACACACAGGGGTAACAGTGACATACCAGAATGTCTTCAGTAGTGCTGCCTCGGACTCATCTTCAGATGGTGTCTGTTACCATAACAATCATGTCAACACCAACCCATTGGGCTATTGTACTGTTATATGGTTAAGTCTGTGTAATAACTATAGCAAGTCACTGGACAGTGTCACAGTAGTACAGTGTTGGGGTAATGACACACACTTACTGGAGCAGAGTTGACCCCACCCAACTATAAATTTTGCTCTTGGCTAAATATCTAGACTGTTGGAACCTTTGGTTTCTCCAGTTTGAATGACCTACCATATACATATAATCTTCTGCTTTTCATTTTACTATGAGGTGGTGGTCTTTTTAGATCTAGTTTGTACAAACTGCACGGTGAATAATAATTGGCAACTAATTTTATCACTTGGCAAACCTAATATCAGTTGGACAAACTAGCTGTACACTATCAACAGCAACTTATCACTGCATTCAAAATAGCAACCAATTTCTATCCAACATAGTGAGCACACAGTCAGACTTGTTCACTGACCACACAGTGTAcagatcaagtcaccacttgGTCTGACTTCACTTAATGTTTCTGATTTCCTAATGTGACCATGTAGTAGTGTAACTAACTTGTACTGGCTACTTCCTTACCATAACTACTTGTCCCCCTCCCCAAGTTCATACAGGTCAGCAAGACTAACTATATCTCTAAAGCAACTGTGTCAAGGAAGACTATTAacatactcatggtgtggcattGGCCTGTTAATTAAGTAAAAGTTTCACAGCTCAACACCCTTGGGGGGTGAATGccattgttgtttccttgagcaagtaACCTTATTTCCAAATGCAGCCAGCCTATGTACCCAGTTTTAAACTAGCAAATAATTGCGGTAGAGCCAAGAACAGCCGACTGATGCTCAATAGATCAGTGATCATTAGTGAGGTGTGGTGACTCCCTCAACTGGAGATAAGCAGGGGGTCTCTAatcattttagagaacctctccagaggtcCCTTAAACTCCCATCATTTTCTAAATGATGTTCTAACGCTACAGCACTAGCCAgtgtcatagataatatacctactgtcaataggtatattatctatgccgGTGTAAGGctactccaagaaaattcattgtttcccatttcattgatctCAAAactgcatgcgggcgggcagtTCATTAGCTATGTTACTAATTTTTAAATCCTGACCCACACAACAGCTATTAGAGCTAAACTAAGGGCATGAAATAGCTCCATGAGTTATGACTCTGAATAAGGTTATTGCTAGAAATAGTGCCTGTGTACAACTGCTACACATTCACgtgataaataatgaataaatgttCAGTTTACAGCATAGCATgcgggcgggaaatgggaaacaatgaattttcttggagtggcctattaAATACCGGCGAGGGAGGGACCAAATATGCCAAACAAGGGACTAAATGTTCTCGTACCACCTGCAACATGTCATGTACTATATCTATCATATTTATTCCAATACCTTTAGTAGCTTCCGAACAATGAGGTTTATATTCTTATTATCGCCCATCAGTTGTTATAACAACAGTTGTGTCACGTGATGCTTTAGCTGTGACGTACCATGACTGATTATATAAAGCCTACTTCCTACTTAAGGCGAAGTAGTTGTAAAATAATTCCTAAACTAATTTGTATCATACCGCGTTATCTCTAGTTGAGCAGAGAAgatgtatagctatacattgttgtTTGGGCTGCTTAATACGTTCCTTGTATCTCGTCTCGTGTCAGCAGGTACTAAAGTAGCACTAGTCAATAAGTTGTTACTTGTCTGTACTGTATTGTTAATGGTGCACTGTATGTTAATGTACTGAATATGTCTATAAGCACTGGGGGCCAGAATCTTAAAAAACACCTTACAGCTCTTGTTCTCAATTTGCAAGAACGACTAGCTAGACGTGTTATAGTAATTTGACTGTAGCTGGGATGCCACTCTATTCACTAACAACTTCACATATGAAGAATATAATCAATGACAGCTAGTTTAGAGACGTGGTAATCATCAACTCTGGTACGTACATGAATAACCTTGTAACCtgatactgtgtgtgtgtggcttCTCCTGAGATCCTCATTTGTAACTGCCATATCATGTGTATTGCATCATATCAATGATGACTAGATCAGCACCCACATGTACAAAACAATTTTTGCTGAAAGAATGATAGTCAACCTTCAAACAATAGATTGCTTGAAACAAGAGCTCATATTATATAATAGAAAACTTGAAACGATTAGCTCTAAATATCCTCATGCCTGTTGTCCTATTATTATGACTTTAATTTCTATGATCTTTAAGTGTTAATTGCTCTATAGCTAGTATAAGATGATTATAAAGTGACTATATACTCACAAGAATGTACTTGCCAGCTGTCATCAGCCAGACTTGACTGTGGTTAAATATTATATCCTTTTAGTGTTTGATTTCTTATGATGGGCAATTAAATTGTAATTCCTCTGATATTCTGGTCAGTATGGCACCATAGTATTACCATATATGGCATAGAGTCATGTTGAGTATGAAATAATCACATATAGTATAAACAAACAGAATTTATTAGACCACAATTGCCATCCTATGTAGACTTGTTGCTTGCCAACCAGACAGTGAAACTGGACCTGACTGGACGTCTTTCTGGTGCAAATTGCAGTGACAATGATGTGATAGATTCGTTAGAGGATCGGTTAATCAGCTACCTTAACCTCTATGCTACTAGTGTTGTTGATATGCATTGTACATTCATAGCAACCAGTGACAGGCAATGTAACAGGGCTTCTGTTGAAATGTGTGTATTGTTAACATGTGTTGCAAATATGCTGAGCGATGATCTGGTCACCAGTGTTAGACAGCAACAGGCAGCTATCAAAAAGATTATGGACAGGAAAACTAGTGAACGCTTTACAGCTGATGGTGTTACCATGACCGTGAGACTGTTCAGTAATTCTGAACAGCGTAAAACAGCATCACCGACTTGTGCTGAGGACTGCAGCCAAGTGGAGCAGGGTCCAGTCTACCTGTGCAATTGTACATGTAAGTTGATCAATATTAACAGTTAAGTGGCCCATTAAATGCTGTTCAATGTATCTATTCAATATTTAACCCAAACAATCCATATACATGATATTCTTGCAGCCAAACAGATGTCAAGATCATCCTGTCTTCCTAATGTCTTATTGGACATCACAAACATTTATACAGTCAACAATACCAGCTGTGCTCAACAGAGCTGGGCTGACATACCTTCTCTCCACCAGTATCCAGTTAGTCCTATCTTATTTGAAGGATTGAGGTTCTCAGTAACTACTGGCTCTGCAGACACTTCATCTGTTTGTAATGACACCATCACAGGATTGCAGTTACATGTTACGACATCTTTACTTGTTGAGGTTGAGAGGCCACAGTGTGGAGCAGATAACTCTTGTGTTATGAAGTTCAACACTAAACAACTGGCAACTGTCAAGCGCTTCTTTCAGTGTATTCTATCAAGTGTGCCTCAAGCAACCATTTCTGGACAGGTAGCTACATCACTCAAGGTTGACACTAGTCTGATGTGTGAGAATGGATCAGTTCTGGCTGCTAATGGAAAGTGTTGCTCTGAAGGTGAGTACTATTATAGGGAAATATCCTATTGTAAATTTTCCATATTAGGTTGTGATTGTGGCAGCCGACCTCCAGTGGATATTACTATAGTACTACACTTTACTGTTGAACAATTATCATCTACTCAATGTTCTCAACTCAACTATACTAAACTCATCAGTACTATAGTGTCATGGATGAGTATCGGCGGTGAACTGGTACGACAATTTGGTGGACACTTGGAACTGTGTGCTAACCCAACCGCTGACTGTGATGAAATGGTAAGATTATTACttgcatcacatgatcccaTGGTTACCATACCCTAGGATGGAGCAGTAACCAGTCTGATAGCTGATGTGCCACTAAAACTAATTCTAGCACCATACGTGTCTGTATCCTCTCAAGATGAGCTAAGGGTCTTCATCGCTAGCAGCATCAGAGGATTTATTGAAGGATCTGGTGATGTCTTGTTAGGTGATGGGAAGTATGTGTCTGCTAAAAACTTTACTGTTGAGTTTGGAAATGGTTAGTGATGTAATGATCATGGTATGGTGATCACATACAACATGTTTTATATGTCTTATAGAAAGTAACGtgttttaaaccaggcgcacacccacagccagccgaaagccagctgtgggcacacacctggtttactgaaattgttttcgtaaaagtgtatgtgtgtgtgttcatttcgcttttacctagctatgtttgtctgtacgcacccatgtgagcaaaattgttaaataatggtaaaagtagcTTTTACATAAGAGTAAGAGCGAAAAGAAGTCTGTATTAagcttctgcacaggtaaactttgctctgaggtgatttcttttcggcggtctgaaatatgggtatggcaactctcctcagactttgtgaattaccttcccttcaggcatttaacaactgaaaaacaacagtgcaggcctcgtagaatAGCCtatcaagttgaaagggggcatatcccttacgtatgcgatgaggctttgtcaagagaatttgttggaaaaaacatgatagtcaaactataaaacagtttagaagatacttctgtgcataatatgttggtaaaagcggtttgtttaacaagcgcttccttagcagtgcatagcaacgtaattaaaagaattacgaaaatttcataaattatgaaatacgagaattacacACTagtaataaatgtattattgaACAAATAACCCTATTTGttataatacatagttggttaattccagatgagttagctagctgcatggcgcctggtttttagaagtagcacacacaacatcaacttgttatataTGTTGCAATAAGACGGTTTGGTTATTTTACTATCTGTGAAGGTACCAACCGTTAACTGGTTAACACATAGTCTGCACATGTTGTTGTGCTGTTCATGTCATAACAGGATGTACAGCAACTACTTTGACTACAACAACTACTATTACTCCGGAATCACCAACTCGTAAGAATTGTTGTAATTCTCATATAGTTATATCAGTTCCTAACAGCTACCTGTCTTCCTGGGTCATATGTTAAGGGTAGAAATTGTAGACTATGTCCCACTGGCCACTACACAGATCAACCTAACCAAGATGCTTGTGTCCAGTGTCCACAGGGTAGGACAACTGTAGGGAAGGGATCGACCAGTGTGGAccagtgtgtaggtatgtgtTTTGTGTAATGTGTGATGTCATGCGATGTAATATGATGTCACATGCAATATAATTTATGATGTTATGTGAGGTAATATGATGTCATGTAATGTAATACAGTGAAAACTCTATAATCCAACAAGTATATTCACTATATGATGTAATATGACCACAGCACCTTGCCAACCTGGTCACTTCTCTGGCGATGGTCATCTCCCATGTGATCCTTGTCCTATTGGATCTTATCAACCGTACATTGGCCAGACTTCTTGTAGGAAATGTCTCTCAGGATATACCACTATCATTAGTGGTGCTACAGAACCGCTGGAATGTAGTTCTGTAACAGTAGCTCCACCCACTACTACAGCTCCACCCACTACCACAGCTCCACCCACTACCACAGCTCCACCATGCAATATCATAACTTGTAGGTGTATACCATACTAGTGTGTTACAAGTGACATATATACTAATGTATAGATCCCATGGTGAATGTGGCTGACAACTTCTTCACTTCCCCGAACTATCCTAACAATTATCCTGTTTTGCAGCGGAGGAGCTACAATTTGCAGTGTGCTAGTAACCAGCAAATACTAGTATTTATTATCGACCAATCTATGGGCTCTGGTGACTCCTTATCAGTTGGTACCAATCAATACACTGGTAGTATTAGTGTTCCCTTATCAGTAACCCCTCttaccagcagtaccaccatCACATTTGTATCTGACTGTCAAGGAACCAGCAAAGGTTTTAAGATAGCATATGGATGTTATGGTAAGTTGTGTTAATACTCAGAGGGAGCTATATGTCATGAACTCCACAGCTTTTGTCCTATACAACTTATTTTGCTGAAAATAGTTTCACTGAATATTTTTAGGATCACAATGTTGTTACAAAGTTTCCTCCTGTAAAACTTATTTACTATGCAGTAGTTTGTGCCATCTGTGTTACAGGTAGTGATCTTGCTGAAAGTGTGAATAGGATAGCATTTGACTGTGAAGTTCGGAAATATCTCGAGGTAAATAGACAAGTAATTATACATGATCCATATAGTTACCCAACAATAGACTAGAGATGATGTGATTAGGAAGTTACTGAAAGTGTTAGATGGAACAATCGACATTTTATCAGTTGCTGCTGACCCTGATTTTGCTCCATTGACAAAGGCCTTTATCAGTGGAGGAAGTCTTTGCTGACTTGTATAATAGACATCCGCACAAACTGTATAGTATTAATCATATGTGTCAATACTACGTCTAATTCAGTATATTCATGATACATTGTACACTCAACATGCATAtaatagacaaattccataataagacTTTATAACATAGAaataactgttgcccctagcaacctgaatttcccattatttttaggtgataacaTCTAAAGtgacttctccaaattttgaggatagcatatatatgtcataagatatgacattttgaaatttgtggttttcccatacatatctatgtgagagggctacagtgGCCCCTTCTGggaaatcacaaaaatgaggtatttcaacatatgcaaaaactaaaaattcaaaagtacatgtactcaattttacataatttgtaggtgtgattgtcaacaataatctctccaagttataaatggatagtgtatataggtcataagatatgaccatAGATAACTACACcttgaatcccatgatttgtgtgattactgagaaggggcaactgttgtcCCTCTCATtaacaatgtatgggaaaattgcaacttcaaaatgtcatatctcatgacttatttaTGCtgtccttttaaaacttggagaggtgactttagacattgacacctacaaataatgtaaaatttaggttgctaggggcaacagttgaaTTTttcattatgaaatttgtctattgcaAGAAGGGATTTGTAGCCTTTATTGACTAAAGCAACCACCAATGAGCTGTTCCAGCTGCATGGTGTACAATATAGTTATTCCAAGGTGATGGGTGTGTGACTCATTACTGTTGTTATACTCACCAGAGGAATAGAAGTACCAATTTATAAAAAAGTTGTACAATGAATATGATCTGTCAAACCTTCTTCTGTGCAGTGTAGCTGATTATAGTGAATTCTACCATAACCTTAACAGCATACGTAACTACATGACAAACTCAACTTGACAGCTACCATTGTTTGTATACAGTAAATTCACAAGTTTACTGTTACAAGAGTCAGTAATTGTTTCATCAATTAGCTGATGCAGTAACTATAGACGAATGCCTATAACTATTTATGAAAAGTTTACAATCATATAGACATGGTAACTCCATATATAGACATGGTAACTCTATATATAGACATGGTAACTCCAGTTTAAATTGCATGGCTGTTTTCCATGGGCTATGAATAACTGTTTTACATTAGttttataaatttattcatttttaaaaaaatttgcaGACAGcattataatttatttattcattttaaACACTTTGAATGCGATGCAGTTTGACAAGTCTGCATTAACTGCAGGTCTGTGGGAAACTGAGCtgtttatatatatagtatacgTGTAACAGTGCATAGCTACTGACATGGCATACAATCTGTATCAAAGTTGTGGGGAGTAGATCGGGATTGGTATCTTGAACATTAGCATAGTATAAAACATCTACTTTACAGCACATGCGAGGGAATATATAGATATCATGAATTATTAAATGATTCAGCTGTCTTTTGATGATGCATGTACATTGATTGATTGAGATTGATAATTGGTAGGGTGTTCATATAGGTAAGAAATTCTACTGAAATAAGAACATCTTGTGGCAATGTTCGAATGAAGATAGTACGTGTTTCAATTTCTGAGCTTTAACGAGTTGAGTAGTTCCTGAGAAAAAGATAATGTAACCAAAATAATGAAGCGcagtggccacttcactttcaggtCAACAACTGATAGCTGAGGCGTGCGTTCAGATGactctggcgccatcctttcatttgatgcggtatgtgtgggttcaccattcATAATATCCCTTGTGGGTTCACCATTCATAATATCCCTCCATTATCCCTCCATTACTTGTTTCCCTATACATTTtcccatgatccctaatcaaacttaaaatttctaattaatttgtttactttttataacatggaggtcacctacacctaacATTTAATCCCTGTAATTCATTCATGGGTATAAACTACATGATAAATgtacactagtatatctgcaggtgtatactgaggcgacctcccttgtttccctacttttttctatgatccctatagctaatcgaacttaaaattcctaatttttccttatacttgtacaattatatatatgtgcatGTCACATGCATGAACGCATGGTCATTAATTTGTTAGTGAATTTTGAACCATTTAAATGTTCAAGGTCCATAGCTCTTAATCCTTAATTGATTATTATAGCTCCTTAATTGTTGTACCCCATcatatacaattacaacaattattattattactgcatGGACATATAGTGTTTACTGATTATGCCCAGGGGGAAGAAAATTACAAGGGTGGGGGGATTTataagagggggggggggggggggggaacatAATGTACAATTAGCAATTAGCTATTTACAAATGATTAGTTATAGCTACAGATGTTATCTAGAAATAATTTCTTATCAGTCATTTCAATTAATGAGGTTAATATTGGGTTCCACTGAATCAATGATAGTTCTTGGGAAGTATAGCTGTTTCAATATGCTGTGGTGTTTGCACTTGGGTGGATAAAATGAAGTGGATGGTGGTGGCAAGTGTGTATAGTTGTCCTCAAAAAATGTTgtgcacactacacatgcagCATAGCTAATTcatatactgactgtatttattccaggcatctatgttttggtgttggaaccaacagtccaaaaattctaccttggctcaaacaaaaatagaccacagccCTCAATAgcgaataacattagagtcatttatagatttgaggttcattTTGTCTCATTATAGGGAGAGTTTTTTaaaggcagtggttactgaaccgaaagtcggttcCGAATAAGCCGGACTcactattgaaccgacagtaaaacttagataAAAAGGGTAACTAAATGAAAAAAAACccacaaaactcaacctgggCTCAAACCCTGGACTACTGCAACTGTAGGCAGTGTGCTAACCactatgctaccgctgctagctacccactacccctacttttctaccttataaatgctactcacgtagtagtctcactatatagtaagaagaacgaacctaaaggtgaagaagaaaccaaagctgaacctgaaCCTATCCCTAAACTAAATAATGCTACTTTtcacgtcccctaaagttgaatgctcggcaAAACTACTAGATGCGAAAATAAAaaacctttcggttcagtaaccacttccttatataaaatagttgttccaatactgaagacggggttagaatataG
The nucleotide sequence above comes from Dysidea avara chromosome 3, odDysAvar1.4, whole genome shotgun sequence. Encoded proteins:
- the LOC136248656 gene encoding uncharacterized protein, translated to MYSYTLLFGLLNTFLVSRLVSADLLLANQTVKLDLTGRLSGANCSDNDVIDSLEDRLISYLNLYATSVVDMHCTFIATSDRQCNRASVEMCVLLTCVANMLSDDLVTSVRQQQAAIKKIMDRKTSERFTADGVTMTVRLFSNSEQRKTASPTCAEDCSQVEQGPVYLCNCTSKQMSRSSCLPNVLLDITNIYTVNNTSCAQQSWADIPSLHQYPVSPILFEGLRFSVTTGSADTSSVCNDTITGLQLHVTTSLLVEVERPQCGADNSCVMKFNTKQLATVKRFFQCILSSVPQATISGQVATSLKVDTSLMCENGSVLAANGKCCSEGCDCGSRPPVDITIVLHFTVEQLSSTQCSQLNYTKLISTIVSWMSIGGELVRQFGGHLELCANPTADCDEMDGAVTSLIADVPLKLILAPYVSVSSQDELRVFIASSIRGFIEGSGDVLLGDGKYVSAKNFTVEFGNGCTATTLTTTTTITPESPTPTCLPGSYVKGRNCRLCPTGHYTDQPNQDACVQCPQGRTTVGKGSTSVDQCVAPCQPGHFSGDGHLPCDPCPIGSYQPYIGQTSCRKCLSGYTTIISGATEPLECSSVTVAPPTTTAPPTTTAPPTTTAPPCNIITYPMVNVADNFFTSPNYPNNYPVLQRRSYNLQCASNQQILVFIIDQSMGSGDSLSVGTNQYTGSISVPLSVTPLTSSTTITFVSDCQGTSKGFKIAYGCYGSDLAESVNRIAFDCEVRKYLETRDDVIRKLLKVLDGTIDILSVAADPDFAPLTKAFISGGSLC